The Pirellulimonas nuda genome includes a region encoding these proteins:
- a CDS encoding vWA domain-containing protein codes for MQWAAMAAVPAVIFALYFLKLKRAPVEVPSTYLWRKSIEDLRVNSLWQRLRQSLLLFLQLLLALLAILAVLRPGWEGTDLSGQRFIFLVDNSASMGAADVEGAKDRLEVAKQQVTGLIDQMDRGMTAMLVSFAGAPRVVQEFTDNTRLLKERLATIEPTDESTDLLGALKLADGLANPAQQVGEGTDMTFDVADAQAATLFIMSDGRFSDVKDFQLGNLEPVYVPIGSTTSNNLAITALSTRRNESRPEERQAFVQVTNFTDEPRKVIVEVQLDGALLDAQSLEVPAGEARGAPFPLADAPAGRLEARLAPESTSEIKDVLAVDNRAYAPLNDMRPGRVLLVTPGNFVLEAALATGRAGRVVEVETASPEVLKQKKHQDDAQAGLYDLIVYDRCAPETMPRCNTLMIGALPPTAAWQEGLAAAPDEQADADADADAKPAAPAPKTAALPQIIDWSRIHPLMTNVELDNVDIVQSLVLTTPRGGATLIDSTAGPLLVAAPRESYEDAVLGFDILTTDAGEQKYNTNWPKAHSFPTFWLNALNYFVARSRGDGSGSVPPGATVELRPAGVTKSVVVTSPGGETKTLTRLADEPFQFHDTQSPGVYEVADGGRVIERFAVNLFDRAESDVRLRPASPEDEQDAAAASIQIGNTAVAAAGLAPRRKELWPWILTAALVLLLFEWYVYNRRVYF; via the coding sequence ATGCAGTGGGCGGCCATGGCGGCCGTGCCCGCGGTCATCTTTGCGCTCTACTTCCTCAAGCTCAAGCGCGCCCCGGTAGAGGTCCCCAGCACCTACCTGTGGCGCAAGAGCATTGAGGACCTGAGGGTCAACAGCCTGTGGCAACGCCTGCGGCAGAGCCTGCTGCTGTTCTTGCAGTTGCTGCTCGCGCTGCTGGCGATCCTGGCCGTGCTGCGCCCCGGGTGGGAGGGGACCGACCTGTCGGGGCAGCGGTTCATCTTCCTGGTCGACAACTCCGCCAGCATGGGCGCCGCCGATGTTGAGGGCGCCAAGGATCGGCTGGAGGTCGCCAAGCAACAGGTCACCGGGCTGATCGACCAGATGGACCGCGGCATGACCGCCATGCTGGTCAGCTTCGCGGGGGCGCCGCGGGTGGTGCAGGAGTTTACCGACAACACGCGGCTGCTGAAGGAGCGCCTCGCGACGATCGAGCCGACCGACGAGTCGACCGACCTGCTGGGCGCGCTGAAGCTGGCCGACGGGCTGGCGAACCCGGCCCAGCAGGTGGGCGAGGGGACCGACATGACGTTCGACGTCGCCGACGCCCAGGCCGCCACGCTGTTCATTATGAGCGACGGCCGGTTCTCCGACGTGAAGGACTTTCAGCTCGGCAACCTCGAGCCGGTCTACGTGCCCATCGGTTCGACCACGTCGAACAACCTGGCGATCACCGCGCTGAGCACCCGGCGGAACGAGTCGCGTCCCGAAGAGCGGCAGGCGTTCGTGCAGGTGACCAACTTCACAGACGAGCCGCGCAAGGTGATCGTTGAGGTGCAGCTCGACGGCGCCCTGCTGGACGCCCAGAGCCTAGAGGTTCCCGCCGGAGAGGCCCGCGGCGCCCCCTTCCCGTTGGCGGACGCCCCCGCCGGCAGGCTCGAGGCGCGGCTGGCGCCCGAATCGACCAGCGAGATCAAGGACGTGCTGGCGGTGGACAACCGCGCCTACGCGCCGCTGAACGACATGCGTCCCGGGCGGGTGCTGCTGGTCACGCCCGGCAACTTCGTGCTGGAAGCGGCGCTGGCCACCGGGCGAGCGGGGCGGGTGGTGGAGGTCGAGACCGCCTCCCCCGAGGTGCTCAAGCAGAAGAAGCATCAAGACGACGCCCAGGCGGGCCTGTACGACCTGATCGTCTACGACCGCTGCGCGCCCGAAACGATGCCGCGTTGCAACACGCTGATGATCGGCGCCCTGCCGCCGACGGCTGCCTGGCAAGAAGGCCTCGCCGCGGCGCCGGACGAGCAGGCGGACGCCGACGCCGACGCCGACGCCAAACCGGCGGCGCCGGCGCCCAAGACCGCCGCGCTGCCGCAGATTATCGACTGGAGCCGGATCCACCCGCTGATGACTAACGTTGAGCTCGACAACGTCGACATCGTCCAGAGCCTGGTGCTCACCACGCCCCGGGGCGGCGCGACGCTGATCGACTCCACCGCCGGCCCGCTGCTGGTGGCGGCGCCCCGCGAGAGCTACGAAGACGCGGTGCTGGGGTTCGACATCCTCACCACCGACGCCGGGGAGCAGAAGTACAACACCAACTGGCCCAAGGCGCACAGCTTCCCGACCTTCTGGCTGAACGCGTTGAACTACTTCGTCGCCCGTTCGCGCGGCGACGGCTCGGGCTCGGTCCCGCCCGGCGCCACGGTCGAGCTCAGGCCCGCCGGGGTCACCAAGAGCGTGGTGGTGACCAGCCCGGGGGGAGAGACAAAGACACTGACTCGTCTGGCGGACGAGCCCTTCCAGTTCCACGACACCCAGTCGCCGGGCGTGTACGAGGTGGCCGACGGGGGCCGGGTGATCGAGCGGTTCGCCGTAAACCTGTTCGACCGCGCCGAGAGCGACGTCCGCCTGCGACCCGCGTCGCCCGAAGACGAGCAAGACGCCGCCGCCGCGTCGATCCAGATCGGCAACACCGCCGTCGCCGCCGCGGGCCTCGCGCCCCGCCGCAAAGAGCTATGGCCCTGGATCCTGACCGCGGCGCTCGTGCTGCTGCTATTCGAGTGGTACGTCTACAACCGCCGCGTCTACTTCTAG